The following are encoded in a window of Panicum virgatum strain AP13 chromosome 5N, P.virgatum_v5, whole genome shotgun sequence genomic DNA:
- the LOC120675231 gene encoding rop guanine nucleotide exchange factor 12-like → MVGGFLRRGHSLDRLLSRRRRAVSPSPSFSSSPSPSSSQPSSPRGGSVRGGMADDDDDATTVPPLQKRMLSRSHGSRAISGRLNDLPPVPARTVRDCGPPSDLDLMKEKFAKLLLGEDMSGTGKGVSSALALSNAITNLAASIFGEQRRLEPMSADRRARWNKEIDWLLSVTDHIVEFAPSQQVSEDGTNMEVMGTQQRGDLLVNIPALRKLDAMLLEYLDSFHEPQEFWYVAKDADGGEDDDSCDKWWIPTVRVPPEGLSEASKKWLQHQKELVGQVLKAAMAINADVLTEMEIPEEYIESLPKNGRSILGDAMYKIITADIFDPSELLNSVDLSTEHRIVDLKDQIEASVVIWQRKICNKLSWGSGVSLEKREEFEERAQTVLLILKHKFPGVPQSSLDISKIQYNKDVGYAILESYSRTLESLAFAVLSRIEDVLHADAVARDPKRTKSRRRTSLESPVLDAAAAEAEKEQHQNTVHWQDQDLEDGERPPEASPAPEAVVGGAKLKKVHRISTRKFLHTQRLDSMTSGLKSFSHR, encoded by the exons ATGGTTGGGGGGTTCCTCCGGCGCGGCCACAGCCTCGACAGGCTCCtgtcgaggaggcggcgcgccgTGTCTCCCAGCCCCTCGTTctcgtcctcgccgtcgccgtcgtcgtcgcagcCGTCGTCCCCGCGCGGCGGCAGTGTCAGGGGCGGCATGgcggacgacgacgatgacgccACGACCGTCCCGCCGCTGCAGAAGCGGATGCTGTCGAGGAGCCACGGCTCGCGGGCGATCTCGGGCCGCCTCAACGACctgccgccggtgccggcgagAACCGTCCGGGACTGTGGGCCGCCCTCAG ACTTGGACCTGATGAAGGAGAAGTTCGCCAAGCTGCTGCTTGGGGAGGACATGTCCGGCACGGGCAAAGGGGTCTCCTccgctctcgctctctccaaTGCCATCACAAACCTCGCAG CTTCCATATTCGGGGAGCAGCGCCGCCTCGAGCCCATGTCGGCCGATCGGAGGGCGCGATGGAACAAGGAGATCGACTGGCTCCTGTCAGTCACCGACCACATCGTCGAGTTCGCTCCGTCGCAGCAAGTATCCGAGGACGGGACCAACATGGAG GTGATGGGCACCCAGCAGCGGGGCGATCTCCTCGTGAACATCCCGGCCCTGCGGAAACTCGACGCGATGCTCCTC GAGTACCTTGACAGTTTCCACGAGCCCCAGGAATTCTGGTACGTGGCAAAGGACGCCGACGGCGGTGAGGACGACGACTCGTGCGACAAGTGGTGGATCCCGACGGTCAGGGTTCCTCCGGAGGGCCTGTCGGAGGCGTCCAAGAAGTGGCTTCAGCACCAGAAGGAACTTGTTGGGCAGGTGCTCAAGGCGGCCATGGCCATCAACGCTGATGTCCTCACAGAGATGGAGATCCCGGAAGAGTACATAGAGTCTCTGCCAAAG AACGGGAGGTCCATTCTTGGTGACGCGATGTACAAGATCATAACAGCCGACATTTTCGACCCCAGCGAGCTCCTGAACTCAGTGGACCTATCAACAGAGCACAGGATCGTCGACCTCAAGGACCAGATCGAGGCCTCTGTCGTCATCTGGCAGAGGAAGATCTGCAACAAGCTGTCGTGGGGCTCCGGTGTCAGCTTGGAGAAGCGAGAGGAGTTCGAAGAGCGAGCGCAGACCGTCCTCCTCATCCTCAAGCACAAGTTCCCCGGCGTCCCCCAGTCATCACTCGACATAAGCAAGATCCAGTACAACAAG GATGTTGGGTACGCCATCTTGGAGAGCTACTCCAGGACGCTTGAGAGCTTAGCGTTTGCAGTTTTGTCGCGGATAGAAGACGTTCTCCACGCCGACGCCGTCGCTCGCGACCCCAAGCGCACGAAATCAAGGAGAAGGACTAGCTTAGAGTCTCCTGTTcttgacgcggcggcggcggaggccgagaAGGAACAGCACCAGAATACCGTGCACTGGCAAGATCAAGACCTTGAGGATGGTGAGCGGCCTCCGGaagcgtcgccggcgccggaggccgTCGTCGGTGGCGCAAAGCTGAAGAAGGTTCACCGGATCTCGACGAGGAAATTTCTGCACACGCAGAGACTCGACAGTATGACGAGTGGGTTGAAGAGCTTCTCGCACAGATAG